In a genomic window of Panthera tigris isolate Pti1 chromosome D4, P.tigris_Pti1_mat1.1, whole genome shotgun sequence:
- the CD4H9orf116 gene encoding UPF0691 protein C9orf116 homolog — MSEANPRECAEAAEPPAPEAAAPAPAKRTSDYYRIDGDLPVRFNNPEWFRGYGTKEPVSVYRTSNQAYGSRAPTVHEMPKVFYPNSGKFSRQLAAGGMFRNNTFNVCVEKSVVTGPDNYITSYDRFNFHPSYNVNRPSICD; from the exons ATGTCCGAGGCGAACCCTCGAGAGTGCGCGGAGGCTGCGGAGCCCCCGGCCCCCGAGGCCGCGGCCCCCGCGCCCGCGAAGAGAACCAGCGACTACTACCGCATAGACGGGGATCTGCCGGTCAGGTTCAACAACCCGGAGTGGTTTCGGGGCTACGG GACCAAGGAGCCTGTCTCCGTGTACAGGACCAGTAACCAAGCTTACGGGAGCAGGGCCCCCACTGTGCACGAGATGCCG AAAGTATTTTACCCAAATTCGGGCAAGTTTTCCAGACAACTTGCGGCCGGTGGGATGTTCCGGAACAATACTTTCAACGTCTGCGTGGAGAAGAGCGTTGTGACGGGTCCCGACAACTACATCACCTCCTACGACCGCTTCAACTTCCACCCCAGCTACAACGTCAACAGGCCCTCCATCTGCGATTGA